A genomic window from Daphnia carinata strain CSIRO-1 chromosome 9, CSIRO_AGI_Dcar_HiC_V3, whole genome shotgun sequence includes:
- the LOC130688563 gene encoding large ribosomal subunit protein bL27-like, translated as MSFVSNIIINLRPCNVVNSVVRWASKKAGGSSRNRKGHAPGKRRGIKAQDGTIVTQSSILLRQLNIRCHPGLNVGIGKDGSLYALQPGKVLITCEKFQPNFDKYWTDRVYKSRKDNMVNVYKKYFHVIPEPLEPKFRLVDTV; from the exons ATGTCGTTTGTGAGCAACATCATAATCAATTTACGACCtt GTAACGTCGTTAACTCGGTGGTACGTTGGGCATCGAAGAAAGCTGGAGGCTCATCAAGAAACAGGAAAGGGCATGCTCCAGGTAAACGAAGAGGGATCAAAGCCCAGGATGGGACTATAGTGACACAAAGTTCCATTTTGTTACGCCAGCTTAACATTCGCTGCCACCCTGGACTCAAT GTTGGCATTGGCAAAGATGGTTCTCTTTATGCCCTACAGCCAGGGAAAGTACTTATAACATGTGAAAAATTTCAGCCCAACTTTGACAAATACTGGACAGATAGAGTTTACAAATCAAGAAAAGATAATATGGTTAATGTCTACAAAAAATACTTCCATGTCATCCCTGAGCCGTTAGAGCCAAAATTCAGATTAGTTGACACAGTCTGA
- the LOC130688562 gene encoding uncharacterized protein LOC130688562, whose amino-acid sequence MDKIIQKKDDQIMKLQAQLLEQHKILDNSKAKDAQILSLQAQLGEKNKLERNSFQTVKEVFPNSNLTEHEDELALGEHSQLFSLPPDSVLNLNSVSAAQKESLVISPCSEGSEQLWDRIWAENGCGTETKIWHKFNMKHGLEFNGGSNQVWKCYRMEESAYR is encoded by the exons atggataagataatacaaaaaaaggatg atcaaattatgaagctgcaggcccaattattggaacaacacaaaatattagataacagcaaagctaaggatg ctcaaattttgagtctacaagctcagctaggggaaaagaacaaattggaacggaacagtttccaaacagtgaaggaggtttttccaaactcaaacctaactgaacatgaggatgaattggcattaggcgaacacagtcag ttattcagtctaccacctgacagtgtgttaaatttaaattctgttagtgctgcacaaaaagaatcattagtaataagcccatgcagtgaaggaagtgaacaattgtgggaccgtatttgggccgaaaatgggtgtggtacggaaactaagatatggcacaagttcaacatgaaacatggattag aatttaatgggggatcaaatcaagtctggaagtgttacaggatggaagagtcagcctacagatga
- the LOC130688560 gene encoding uncharacterized protein LOC130688560 encodes MDLQAQLLQQHKILDNSKAKDAQILSLQAQLGEKNKLERNSFQTVKEVFPNSNLTEHEDELALGEHSQLFSLPPDSVLNLNSVSAAQKESLVISPCSEGSEQLWDRIWAENGCGTETKIWHKFNMKHGLEFNGGSNQVWKCYRMEESAYR; translated from the exons atggacctgcaggctcaattattgcaacagcacaaaatattagataacagcaaagctaaggatg ctcaaattttgagtctacaagctcagctaggggaaaagaacaaattggaacggaacagtttccaaacagtgaaggaggtttttccaaactcaaacctaactgaacatgaggatgaattggcattaggcgaacacagtcag ttattcagtctaccacctgacagtgtgttaaatttaaattctgttagtgctgcacaaaaagaatcattagtaataagcccatgcagtgaaggaagtgaacaattgtgggaccgtatttgggccgaaaatgggtgtggtacggaaactaagatatggcacaagttcaacatgaaacatggattag aatttaatgggggatcaaatcaagtctggaagtgttacaggatggaagagtcagcctacagatga
- the LOC130688555 gene encoding cytoplasmic tRNA 2-thiolation protein 1-like: MVVQCSAGCGCNAVLKRPKTNDALCKTCFYWAFETEVHHTITSTKMFKSGQVVAIGASGGKDSTVLAYILKHLNEKYNYGLKLVLLSIDEGITGYRDDSLESVKRNQEEYNLPLTVLSYKDLYGWTMDDIVKQVGRKNNCTFCGVFRRQALDRGAILLKCDVIATGHNADDVAETILMNLLRGDIARLQRCTSHITSSEGSLPRAKPFKYAYEKEIVLYAYFKKLDYFATECVYAPDAYRGHARALVKDLEALRSTSIIDIIHAGEQLAIKDGVKLPKQGVCSACGFVSSNVICKACVLLEGLNRGRPKLAIGKSNKALAEILADRLANAASLSSVQDQF; this comes from the exons atggtagttCAGTGTTCTGCTGGTTGTGGCTGTAATGCTGTCCTCAAG AGACCAAAAACTAATGATGCTTTATGCAAAACTTGTTTCTACTGGGCATTTGAAACAGAGGTGCATCATACCATAACatcaacaaaaatgtttaaatcaGGTCAAGTGGTTGCAATCGGTGCATCTGGAGGGAAGGATTCAACAGTCCTTGCTTACATACTGAAGCATTTGAACGAAAAGTACAATTATGGACTGAAGCTGGTTCTCCTCTCAATTGATGAAGGAATTACAG GTTACCGTGATGATAGTTTGGAATCAGTTAAAAGGAACCAAGAAGAATATAATCTTCCTCTTACAGTTTTGTCGTACAAAGATTTGTATGGCTGGACCATGGATGATATCGTAAAGCAAgtgggaagaaaaaacaattgtacTTTTTGTGGAGTATTTCGAAGGCAAGCCTTGGATAGGGGAGCCATACTTCTTAAATGTGATGTGATTGCTACTGGGCACAATGCTGACGATGTTGCTGAAACGATTCTTATGAACCTCTTACGAGGTGATATTGCACGACTACAGCGCTGCACTTCCCATATAACG AGTTCCGAAGGCTCATTACCGCGGGCAAAACCATTTAAATATgcatacgaaaaagaaattgttttgtatgcatatttcaaaaaattagaTTATTTCGCAACTGAGTGTGTATACGCACCTGATGCGTACCGTGGCCACGCTAGAGCATTAGTAAAGGACCTCGAAGCATTAAGGTCGACTTCCATTATAGATATTATTCATGCAG GTGAGCAGTTAGCAATAAAAGATGGAGTGAAGCTTCCGAAACAAGGAGTGTGCAGTGCTTGCGGTTTTGTGTCCAGCAATGTTATATGTAAAGCTTGTGTGCTACTAGAAGGGCTGAACCGTGGGAGGCCCAAATTGGCGATAGGAAAGAGTAATAAAGCGCTGGCTGAAATACTGGCTGATAGACTAGCAAACGCAGCCAGCCTAAGCAGTGTGCAAGACCAATTCTAG
- the LOC130688553 gene encoding uncharacterized protein LOC130688553, producing MSSEQSPAAEEVNPVTTAESEEKKETKTESMEVEAPATDVTSDEASPESSPVAEKPKGKAKAPAKKKAAAPKKAAATTKRVAANKVAAPVAAPTSPPKPAASPKAKAPVKKSAAKDSSAGSHPPYLEMIVAAVESLKERNGSSRQAILKYITSTYELGVDSKMANVHLKQALKRGITVGTLKNTKGAKGAAGSFRISNEKKTKAVPTAAKNAPSSPTAAAKKKTVVKASPKKAAASPKKVKAAVATSPAKKATTAAPATKKPKAPAAAKKKAPATDKPKATKTPAAATVPAVPSSPVAASPKVVAKVATPKAASPKKAAPAKPSAKSPKAKKAAVPKKAAASPATSPAAAPKKAAPKAAAAKAAKAAKSPKAAAGKKAVTKK from the exons atgtcgtCTGAACAATCACCTGCTGCTGAAGAAGTAAATCCTGTCACAACGGCCGAAAGtgaggagaagaaagaaaccaaAACTGAAAGTATGGAAGTTGAGGCTCCTGCAACGGATGTTACATCAGACGAAGCTTCACCTGAATCCTCTCCAGTGGCAGAAAAACCTAAAGGTAAAGCTAAAGCCCCAGCCAAGAAGAAGGCTGCTGCCCCCAAGAAGGCCGCCGCCACAACGAAGAGAGTCGCAGCCAACAAAGTAGCAGCCCCGGTTGCTGCTCCAACTAGCCCGCCAAAACCAGCTGCCTCTCCTAAAGCTAAGGCCCCTGTCAAGAAATCTGCCGCTAAGGATTCATCTGCTGGATCTCATCCTCCCTACCTCGAGATGATCGTCGCTGCCGTCGAGTCGCTCAAGGAACGCAACGGATCTTCCCGCCAAGCCATTCTCAAGTACATCACCTCCACTTACGAACTCGGCGTCGATTCCAAAATGGCCAACGTTCACCTGAAGCAAGCCCTCAAGCGAGGAATAACTGTGGGAACactgaaaaacaccaaa GGAGCCAAAGGAGCTGCTGGATCGTTCCgtatttcaaatgaaaagaaaactaaagcTGTGCCTACTGCGGCAAAGAATGCTCCATCGTCTCCTACAGCTGCtgcgaagaagaagacggtTGTGAAAGCATCTCCCAAGAAGGCTGCTGCTTCGCCAAAGAAAGTAAAGGCGGCCGTTGCCACATCTCCAGCCAAAAAAGCTACAACTGCTGCTCCCGCCACCAAGAAGCCCAAAGCACCCGCTGCGGCCAAAAAGAAGGCTCCGGCTACTGACAAACCAAAAGCTACAAAGACCCCGGCTGCAGCAACTGTACCTGCGGTCCCATCTTCACCCGTTGCTGCATCACCAAAAGTTGTGGCTAAAGTAGCTACGCCGAAAGCTGCTTCACCCAAAAAAGCAGCTCCGGCTAAACCATCTGCCAAGTCACCAAAGGCGAAGAAGGCCGCAGTTCCCAAGAAAGCTGCAGCATCTCCTGCTACCTCTCCGGCAGCAGCACCAAAGAAGGCCGCACCGaaagctgctgctgctaaagCCGCCAAAGCTGCAAAATCCCCCAAAGCCGCTGCTGGCAAAAAAGCCGTAACCAAGAAGTGA